A stretch of Triticum aestivum cultivar Chinese Spring chromosome 1D, IWGSC CS RefSeq v2.1, whole genome shotgun sequence DNA encodes these proteins:
- the LOC123182429 gene encoding probable sarcosine oxidase — translation MAADAAGDLGRADFDVIVVGAGIMGSCAAHAAACRGSRVLLLERFDLLHHLGSSHGHSRTIRDAYPKARYPPMVRLARRLWGDAQADAGYRVLTPSPHLAMGPRSNAALLAAVGNGGAAEVDVAGRWGGGVFRVPDGWVTAVSELGGGVLDATKAVAMFQALAVKKGAVLRDNKEVVGIVKEEGGPGVRVTTSDGEEFHGAKCIVTVGAWTSKLVRSVAGLELPVQPLHMLTLYWKIKPGHERDLTAAAGFPTFSSYGDPHVYSTPSLELPGLIKINYDGGPPCDPNSRDWISGGGDAADRVARWIEEFMPGHVVTDGGPVVRQSCMYSMTPDKDFVIDFLGGEFGQDVVLGAGFSGHGFKMGPAVGMILAELAIDGEARTAAEAGVELRHFKINRFKGNPTGNSKDD, via the coding sequence ATGGCCGCAGACGCCGCCGGTGACCTCGGCCGGGCCGATTTCGACGTGATCGTGGTGGGCGCGGGCATCATGGGCAGCTGCGCGGCGCACGCGGCGGCGTGCCGCGGCTCCCGGGTCCTCCTCCTCGAGCGCTTCGACCTGCTCCACCACCTCGGCTCCTCGCACGGCCACTCCCGCACCATCCGCGACGCCTACCCGAAGGCGCGCTACCCGCCCATGGtccgcctcgcccgccgcctcTGGGGCGACGCCCAGGCCGACGCCGGCTACCGCGTGCTCACCCCGTCGCCGCACCTCGCCATGGGCCCGCGCAGCAACGccgcgctcctcgccgccgtcggGAACGGGGGCGCCGCGGAGGTGGACGTGGCCGGGAGGTGGGGAGGCGGCGTGTTCCGCGTCCCGGACGGGTGGGTGACGGCCGTgagcgagctcggcggcggcgtgcTGGACGCCACCAAGGCCGTCGCCATGTTCCAGGCGCTGGCCGTCAAGAAGGGCGCCGTCCTCAGGGACAACAAGGAGGTCGTCGGTATCGTCAAGGAGGAGGGAGGGCCTGGCGTCCGGGTGACGACGAGCGACGGCGAGGAGTTCCACGGCGCCAAATGCATCGTGACCGTCGGCGCTTGGACGAGCAAGCTGGTCAGGTCCGTCGCCGGCCTGGAGCTGCCCGTCCAGCCGCTGCACATGCTCACCCTGTACTGGAAGATCAAGCCGGGCCACGAGCGAGACCTCACTGCGGCGGCCGGGTTCCCGACGTTCTCCAGCTACGGGGACCCCCACGTGTACAGCACGCCGTCGCTGGAGCTCCCGGGCCTGATCAAAATCAACTACGACGGCGGGCCGCCGTGCGACCCCAACAGCCGGGACTGGATCTCCGGTGGTGGCGACGCCGCCGATCGGGTCGCGCGGTGGATCGAGGAGTTCATGCCGGGGCACGTGGTGACCGACGGCGGGCCGGTCGTTCGGCAGTCATGCATGTACTCCATGACTCCGGACAAAGACTTCGTGATCGACTTCCTCGGCGGGGAGTTCGGGCAGGACGTGGTGCTCGGGGCCGGGTTCTCTGGGCATGGGTTTAAGATGGGACCGGCGGTGGGGATGATCCTCGCCGAGCTGGCCATCGACGGCGAGGCCAGGACTGCGGCAGAGGCCGGGGTGGAGCTCCGGCACTTTAAAATCAATCGGTTTAAGGGCAATCCCACGGGTAACAGCAAGGACGATTAA
- the LOC123182428 gene encoding histone-lysine N-methyltransferase, H3 lysine-9 specific SUVH1, translating to MDRARNFIPAPNQELLDAKPLRSLAPMFPAPMGVNINQSSTPPLVVVTPVGQFPTGFGAGSLPAFGSFATFSATVNAFSPAGTSASVPIDVTPVSAYKTRSSGVTPRNDDGEPYSVSQTSASERQAKRSAGLAAEGSNGVKVKRPKPIYRNHVSGKLLAFLPTSDSTPREAVEAVHMTFEALRRRHLQMDETLDASRRADLKAGAIMMASDIRANVGKRVGTVPGVEIGDIFYFRMELCIIGLHAPSMSGIDYMSANFGNGEDSVAICIVAAGGYENDDDDTDTLVYSGSGGNSRNTEERHDQKLERGNLALERSLHRKNEIRVVRGFKDPATITGKIYIYDGLYKIQESWKERTKFGINCFKYRLQREPGQRDGAVVWKRTQRWIQNASTRGKVIQHDLSSGAETFPVCVVNEEDHEKGPGHFTYTTEVKYPRPLSSMRALQGCGCQSVCLPGDANCACGQHNGGDLPYSSAGVLVCRKPVIYECGEACHCSLNCRNRVCQKGIRYHFEVFRTTNRGWGLRCWGPIRAGAFICEYAGEVIDELQVNLDDSEDDYIFQTVCPGEKTLKWNSGPELIGEESTYVSPDEFQPLPIKISAKQIGNVSRFINHSCSPNVFWQPVQYDHGDDKHPHIMFFALNHIPPMTELTYDYGVVRAGTSRGKTCLCGSLTCRGLF from the coding sequence ATGGACAGGGCTAGGAATTTCATACCTGCCCCTAATCAGGAGCTTCTGGATGCCAAGCCATTAAGGTCTTTAGCTCCAATGTTCCCTGCACCTATGGGAGTCAACATTAATCAGTCAAGCACCCCACCGTTGGTCGTTGTGACTCCGGTTGGCCAGTTTCCTACAGGATTTGGTGCTGGGAGCCTTCCTGCCTTTGGATCGTTCGCCACCTTCAGTGCTACTGTGAATGCTTTTTCGCCTGCAGGCACAAGTGCTAGTGTGCCCATTGATGTTACCCCTGTCTCAGCATACAAGACGAGATCATCTGGGGTTACACCACGTAATGATGACGGTGAACCTTATTCGGTTAGTCAGACTTCGGCATCTGAACGTCAGGCTAAGAGGTCAGCTGGTTTGGCTGCTGAGGGCTCAAATGGAGTTAAGGTCAAGCGCCCTAAGCCTATCTACAGGAATCATGTTTCTGGCAAGCTGCTTGCTTTTCTGCCCACTTCAGATAGTACTCCTAGGGAGGCTGTGGAAGCAGTTCATATGACCTTTGAGGCACTCAGGCGTAGACATCTTCAGATGGATGAAACGCTAGACGCTAGCAGACGTGCAGACCTGAAAGCTGGCGCTATCATGATGGCCAGTGATATCAGGGCCAATGTGGGAAAGAGGGTAGGGACTGTTCCTGGTGTTGAAATAGGTGATATTTTCTATTTCAGGATGGAGCTATGCATCATCGGGTTGCACGCGCCTAGCATGAGTGGCATTGATTACATGAGTGCTAACTTTGGAAATGGCGAGGATTCTGTAGCTATATGTATTGTCGCGGCAGGTGGTTATGAGAATGACGATGATGACACAGACACGCTGGTGTACAGTGGTTCAGGGGGTAACAGTAGGAACACCGAGGAGAGGCATGACCAGAAGCTTGAGAGGGGCAACCTTGCTCTCGAGAGGAGTTTGCACAGGAAGAATGAGATAAGGGTCGTGCGGGGATTCAAAGATCCAGCTACGATAACTGGCAAAATCTACATATACGATGGCCTCTATAAAATCCAGGAGTCCTGGAAGGAGAGAACAAAGTTTGGCATCAACTGCTTCAAGTACAGGCTGCAGCGTGAACCTGGACAGCGTGATGGAGCTGTGGTATGGAAGAGGACGCAGCGATGGATACAAAATGCATCAACAAGAGGCAAGGTTATACAACATGACCTATCATCTGGGGCTGAAACGTTCCCAGTTTGTGTCGTCAATGAGGAAGACCATGAGAAAGGACCTGGGCATTTCACCTATACTACTGAGGTCAAATACCCGAGACCTCTAAGCTCCATGAGAGCCTTGCAGGGTTGCGGTTGCCAGAGTGTTTGCCTACCCGGCGATGCAAACTGTGCTTGTGGGCAACATAATGGAGGTGATCTACCGTACAGCTCAGCAGGAGTGTTGGTGTGCCGCAAGCCAGTAATATATGAATGTGGTGAAGCTTGCCATTGCAGCCTGAATTGTCGGAACAGAGTGTGCCAAAAGGGGATCAGGTACCACTTTGAGGTCTTCAGGACCACAAATCGAGGCTGGGGTCTTCGCTGTTGGGGTCCTATTCGTGCTGGTGCATTTATTTGCGAGTATGCTGGGGAGGTCATTGATGAGCTTCAGGTTAATTTGGATGATAGTGAAGATGATTACATTTTTCAGACCGTGTGCCCTGGTGAGAAGACGCTAAAATGGAACTCTGGGCCTGAATTGATAGGCGAGGAAAGCACATATGTATCACCTGATGAATTTCAGCCGCTGCCCATCAAGATAAGTGCAAAACAGATTGGAAATGTCTCACGTTTCATAAACCACAGTTGCTCCCCAAATGTCTTCTGGCAACCAGTGCAATACGACCATGGAGATGACAAGCACCCACATATAATGTTCTTTGCACTTAATCACATCCCTCCCATGACGGAGTTAACTTATGACTATGGTGTGGTTCGAGCTGGGACCAGTCGTGGCAAGACCTGCCTGTGTGGATCATTAACCTGTCGCGGGTTATTTTGA